DNA sequence from the Halocalculus aciditolerans genome:
GAGTTCGCCAACGGGGAGGTGCGGCGATGAGTGAACGCGCGCTTTCCCCATCGCGGTTGGCGACGTACGCGGCGTGCCCGCGGCAGTACGACTACGGCTACGTCCAAGATGTGACCACGCCCGACCGCACGGAACTCTACCTCAACCAGGGGACGATTTACCACGAGACCATCGAGGACGTCTGTGACGCGACCGAACGCGACGACGACCCGGAGACAATTCACAACCGAGCGATGCGGGTGTTCGACACGAAGTGGGACGAACACAGCAGTCCGGACGACTACGAGTCGAACGCGCACCGGGAGTACCAGCGTGCAGAGAACCGCGCCGCTATCGACGCGTTCTTCGACCCCGATGGCGGTGACGGCATCGAGCACGCGCGCCGGTCGGTCGCCACCGAGGTCTGGGTGGAATGCGAGATCGACGGGCGCGCCCTCCACGGCAAAGCAGACAACGTGATCCGGACGGACAAGGGACTCCACGTCTTCGACTACAAGCGGAACACGCGCGGGGTGATATCCGGCCGAACGGCCGAGCGACTCTCCGACCATCTCGACGGTGAGGCCCACGAGCCCAAGCGCGCACGGAACGCGTTCCAGACGGCGACGTACGTCGAGGGCGTGAAGAACGAACCGTTCTACGAGGACGGGATGACGGTCCAGTTCAGCTTCTACGGCCTCCTCAACAGCACGTCGTTCGAGAGCACGCCCGACGGCTACGAGGTGTCCGCTCGCGGCTATCCCCGTGAGACGACAGACATCTACGCGGAGCACTACGACACGATTCGGGCGCTCATCCGGGAGGCACACGACGGGATCACGAGCGAGGCGTTCGCACCGGAGCCGTTCGACGTCATCGGCGAAGAGGCGTGCCCGGACTGCGACTACCGAGAGATGTGTCCCGACCGCCTCTCCACGGAGGTCCAGCAATGAACGACGGTGACGTCGAGTACCCATCGTGGTACCCGACGCCGGAGGAGGACGTCTCGCCGGAGCCCCAACAGGAGACGATCATCGATTCGGACGCATATCCGATGCGCGTGCTCGCCGGCGCGGGCACCGGGAAGACGTTCACGATGGTTCGGAAGGTCGAGCACCTCATCGACGAGGAGGGCGTCTCGCCCGACCGCATCCTCGCGTTGACGTTCACGAACAACGCGGCGGACTCGATGCGCGAGAAGCTCAACGCGAAACTCGGCACCGCCGGCTACGACATCGACGCCTACACCTACCACTCGATCTGCAACGAGATCCTCACCGACTACGCCTACGAAGCCGGGCTCGACCCGGACTTCGAAGTCGCCACCGACGCAGAAAAGTACGCCATCGTGCTGGACGTCCTCGACGAGATCGAGTACCGCTCGGTCAAACCCAACGTGTACGGCTCTGACGGGTACGCGTCGGGCGCGGCGTCGAAGCTCCTCAACTTCATCGGATCGATGAAGCGGAGCGGCATCACGCCCGACAAGATTGACGCGTTCCTCGGTCCCGCCGAGCGCGTCTACGACCTCGCGGAGCTCCCGGAGCGCATCGGAGCCATCGCCAGCGACCACCTCGGCGGCCAGTCCGTCTCCACGGTCGGAGCTTCGCTCCCGGACGTACGCGCCGACCTCGTCGCGGAACGCGACGCGCTCGGCACAGAGGGGATCGAAGCGACCGCACGCGATTTCTTGGACCGGCTCGTGGAGCTCTGCGACGCGCTCGAAGCCGCGTTCGACGCGCACGAGGCCGGT
Encoded proteins:
- a CDS encoding RecB family exonuclease, coding for MSERALSPSRLATYAACPRQYDYGYVQDVTTPDRTELYLNQGTIYHETIEDVCDATERDDDPETIHNRAMRVFDTKWDEHSSPDDYESNAHREYQRAENRAAIDAFFDPDGGDGIEHARRSVATEVWVECEIDGRALHGKADNVIRTDKGLHVFDYKRNTRGVISGRTAERLSDHLDGEAHEPKRARNAFQTATYVEGVKNEPFYEDGMTVQFSFYGLLNSTSFESTPDGYEVSARGYPRETTDIYAEHYDTIRALIREAHDGITSEAFAPEPFDVIGEEACPDCDYREMCPDRLSTEVQQ